The Rhipicephalus sanguineus isolate Rsan-2018 chromosome 10, BIME_Rsan_1.4, whole genome shotgun sequence genome segment aatacagagagaacacagacaacgcacacatcgctagagttggcagaagctggtgaagtatgacacactgggccgtaaggatctctggcaaaaacCCAGCGCACAAAGTTGGAGAAGGAAGAAGTCAAATACACATAACAATCAAATCGCGAGTCAcgactgcgtttcaccgaaatatagcactgaaaaaaaaaaagagcgtacagaaaccacaggacacaatataccagaaaagccaggatttattcgtggttCGAGGCTTAGGGAAACGCgccgtgaagcatgcgaggaccagcgaacgctcctcaatatTTCAGCTCAATATCTCCTAACCAGAGTAGTATGCCTTTGTTCCCAGGCCACCGGTACCTGGGTCCCGGGAATCCACAGCGCAACGGAGCTCCggtggacgaggacgacggcatagccaagtcacacgacgaagcctacgagcgggccacgagccacgaggacgtctttgctgctgatcaggcaTCTGCGGCTCTCTTCTTGGACGACTTTAGACGCACGGGTAACTGGCACTCCGCATTAGGTGCAGTTGGTCTGGGCACGAAGAATATTGTGGAACAATACGTCTTGGGGCGTAGTCTCTATGGAATGCCAGGAGATAGACGGAAACGTGCACATAACGGGGAATCAGATACAGCAGACGCAAAGCGATACCAGCCTGACTCAACTACCGGCGACACCCAAGGTGCGCAGATGTCGCAGCAGATGCACTCAGACGCCCCCACCCGTCCAGGCGGAGCAGGAGTTGGAGGTGACGGTGAAAATTCGacagagctcgttcagcagattttgcgcgtacctcgcgaccacggagtggtcacagtcttccgtgacagcaaaatacTCACCACATGGGCCTACACAATGCTGAAGACTAATTTAGTTTATGACACCGAGAAAGCGTTTCCAGGAGTTCTGACTAGCCTGTCACGCTTGCCAGTGGACCGGCCGTATCTTTACATTCCTCACGGCACCTACCTTAACCTACCAGCTCACACAAGAGCTGTTAGCTGCTCTGTCAAGGTAACCCCTCatggtttacgcacgccatggaagacgggctcttcggttgtccaacccgtcaactctgacatgctagtttatggccttagctccgtcggactgaaccactacttggataccggcatgtgtcgtgtgaagaaaggcgagacaaacaacccgatgaagccacagtcttatttaccatttcaggagaaggaccactcggatctggctaagagctactggggtctaaagatcacacccggaaacgaggatgacgatggcgatgacgaAAAGAGCATACCTGCGTGCATGGGTGTACCACGTCACAACTTTGCTTACGACTTTATTCACATTCACAAGGCAAGTCCCCGCTTGACCAAGTTCGTAAACCAGTTTCCGTTCAAAGGTCACGTGGGCACACCTATAGTGAACTATGAGTACCAGTTTGGAAGTGACGCATGGCTAAAGATGGGTCCAACTTATAACGCGGGAAACGAGTTGCTAACTCGTACACACCTTGGCCTGCCTGCTGACGTTGTATCCTACACC includes the following:
- the LOC125760244 gene encoding uncharacterized protein LOC125760244; the encoded protein is MSQQMHSDAPTRPGGAGVGGDGENSTELVQQILRVPRDHGVVTVFRDSKILTTWAYTMLKTNLVYDTEKAFPGVLTSLSRLPVDRPYLYIPHGTYLNLPAHTRAVSCSVKVTPHGLRTPWKTGSSVVQPVNSDMLVYGLSSVGLNHYLDTGMCRVKKGETNNPMKPQSYLPFQEKDHSDLAKSYWGLKITPGNEDDDGDDEKSIPACMGVPRHNFAYDFIHIHKASPRLTKFVNQFPFKGHVGTPIVNYEYQFGSDAWLKMGPTYNAGNELLTRTHLGLPADVVSYTTSNMSHYESLSTQEDLKRTLKTPSVRLFFFG